Proteins found in one Balaenoptera acutorostrata chromosome 17, mBalAcu1.1, whole genome shotgun sequence genomic segment:
- the LOC130705549 gene encoding LOW QUALITY PROTEIN: uncharacterized protein LOC130705549 (The sequence of the model RefSeq protein was modified relative to this genomic sequence to represent the inferred CDS: substituted 1 base at 1 genomic stop codon): MIHKLYLTHYKEKRGRPTATSSAPAGGSPQTAELPAWSQAGGGPGAAPPPAAPRSGPRRPRTLIPLLESTGALSESLGLPFGPRGSGPLHTRTWAGPRRGSQRRCLPRPRTTASSESLCRPKSANGGVCAGRRLGLRLAACLXNISEARRKYIGENAAKAAFLEKKNGQKHPEVSVLNIFSDQECNRSVTTIAASLAELGDSLLAACLEAFQSIDMEVQEGIHPCLGAVNLIPIYPLSGVGVEECGAVARSLAESLVQRVPGCSVFLFGEADLPEKRTLVQRRKQLGWFTRRDFSALKPHLGAASARRCGLTACFRAL; encoded by the coding sequence ATGATACATAAGCTATATCTCAcacattacaaagaaaaaagaggccGTCCTACCGCGACGTCCTCCGCCCCCGCAGGTGGGTCCCCCCAAACCGCGGAGCTGCCGGCGTGGTCGCAGGCTGGAGGCGGGCCCGGGGCAGCGCCGCCGCCGGCCGCCCCTCGCTCCGGGCCCCGCCGCCCGCGGACGCTGATCCCCCTGCTGGAGTCTACCGGGGCCCTCAGCGAGTCCCTCGGGTTACCCTTCGGCCCACGTGGGTCTGGGCCACTCCACACCAGAACCTGGGCGGGACCGCGCAGGGGGTCCCAGCGCCGGTGTCTGCCCAGACCTCGCACTACGGCCTCCTCGGAGAGCCTCTGCCGCCCTAAAAGTGCCAACGGTGGTGTGTGCGCAGGACGCAGACTGGGGCTCCGTTTGGCTGCCTGTTTATGAAACATTTCAGAAGCCAGAAGAAAATACATTGGTGAGAACGCAGCGAAAGcagcttttcttgaaaaaaaaaatggacagaaacatCCAGAGGTCTCAGTGCTCAATATATTTTCTGATCAAGAGTGCAACAGATCAGTCACTACAATAGCAGCTTCTCTTGCTGAGTTAGGCGATTCCCTTCTGGCTGCCTGCCTGGAGGCCTTCCAGTCAATTGATATGGAGGTTCAAGAGGGGATCCATCCTTGCCTGGGAGCAGTGAACCTGATTCCCATTTACCCTCTCTCTGGTGTTGGAGTGGAAGAGTGTGGAGCTGTGGCCAGAAGCCTTGCTGAGAGTCTGGTCCAGCGTGTTCCTGGCTgtagtgtgtttctctttggtgaGGCTGACCTGCCTGAGAAGCGCACTCTTGTCCAGAGAAGGAAGCAACTGGGCTGGTTCACAAGGAGGGATTTCAGTGCTCTTAAACCTCACCTGGGAGCTGCATCTGCCCGAAGATGTGGTTTAACAGCTTGCTTCAGGGCGTTGTGA